In Sesamum indicum cultivar Zhongzhi No. 13 linkage group LG1, S_indicum_v1.0, whole genome shotgun sequence, the sequence GTCTCAATTAGTAGCCAATTAAAAGTGGTAAggtttaattacaatatttatgatcacaaaatttaattttgtataaattttattacatacgagttgaaatgaaattaatattgcagtaatggtaatatatttatcgtgtaaataatatacttatcatataatttatataaagaggaaaatgaatcatatataaagaaatacttattataataattgtttgggttcagtaattttatatatatataacagttCACCTTAAGATCACTTGACAAAGTGACTGCCAATCCACCGCGGCACAGCACCGCCCTGGAATTCCCGAAgttcaccaccaccacctcctccttccccaccaccaccaccatagCCGTGAACCGCAGTACTGTGGCGGCGGagcttctctctctctcctctacTTCATGCCAAAAATCCTCATCAACAGCACCACCCAAACAGTCGACCATCACTCTCCCCCAGTCAAAATCCCTCTCCACCGGCAGCTTCTTCGTCCTCTCTATATGCCTCTCCAAACACTTATGCAGCCTCTTGCCGCACGTTTCCGCTACCATAGTTCCGTCGTGGTCGTCGTAAACACCGAAGCAAGAGTACTTCCCGGCTAACCTCCCCGGCGGCACCACCGTGACCGCATTCTCCATTACTCTCCGGCGCCCCATGATCGATACGAACCCGTATTTCAAGGCGCCGGCGCTCTCCGAAGCCAGATCAGCCGGCCACGGGTGGGAGGAAGGTTTTCCAGAATGGATTTCATCATCAAGCTTGGAATCTGCCTCCGGCGACAAACTCACCGGCCTCTTCATTAGGGCAACTTCTAGCCTTCTCCGGCAACGTTTCTCCGTATCTTCAGTGGGTAAACCAATTGGATTACCGGAATCCATCATTGTTGGTGCAGGAGCCGTGGGTTTTCTGGGAAGGTACTGGTTTAAGCTTGGAGCGGTTGCCCACCCTGGGCTcgtgtattataaatttcagaaaattagtGTTGCTGCGTAAGTAAtcatcatttaataaaaaaaattatataatataaattatattaaattatttcaaattttttattataaaattatgttaccTCTCAAATACTATTAGTTAGTtatatgttcaaaattataaaacataaataaataaatatttatctgtatatatagatatttaggTAATGCACATGAAAACGTATgtacataattaatgaaatcatATAAGCTAAAACAAattagaaagttaaaaaaaaataataatgttagtCATGTTTTAGCAGTTGTAGGTAGATTGAAAAGATAATCTGGATGAAATAACACTGTTTTCTTCCTAGTATTTCTTAATATTGCACAAATGTTACTAGATAGTAAAAAATCTTACTACATGgttctaaatattattttcttttgagaaTTAAGGGTTAATTAGTCTTGAGagcattattataattttctcaatatataatgcaaaagctgatttatttatttatgggaTCATTACATTTaggcttaaaggcaattttcgtcctcTAATTCCAGGctattctcgttttagtcccctaaaTTACTAGGTTTccattttggtcccgtaaaactgaaaaaatctcaattttggtacaaatttgcTCGGAAAGTTGAGTCATTCatcggaaaaagtcacatgctaggcatgtgactttttaaattgggacttgcattgtgattggctgaaaataaaaggcttaaagacaattttcgtcccctaacttcaggccatGTTTTCACCACATCATCTTTTTCtgccaatcacaatgcaagccccaattttaaaagtcacatgtctggcatgtgactttttccggcgagtgactcaactttccgaccaaaattgagattttttcaattttatgggaccaaaataaAACCTAATAACTTAGGGGGTGAAAACGAGAATGGCCTGAAATTAGGGGACAAAAATTACCTTTAATCCTTACATTTATGCTCCCTGACCTGATCTGACCTGTGTGGTTTGTTTACACAAATCGTCCCTGttgtttgcataattatataaaccaCTCATAAtagtcaaaaaaatatagtagtttgtgtaattatgcTGACTTTATTGGGGGTGTATgtgtaacttttcaaaaaatagaggTGTTTGTAAATAATGTTGAAGTTTTTTATAAACGTATGtgtctaatttttcaaaagataaagtcatttatataaaaaagaccaTGCATTAGGAttgtaatgtaattatccctttatttatttatagtttgaaGAGTTTGGAGCAATTATTAACGTGAGCTTCTTTTGCCGATGACTTTGAACTCAATTGGGGAAGTTGAGATCCCATGATTAGAACGTAACTCAATCAACGTgtgtgatattattatattttaatagtaattattgttctattttaaCAGTTGTCAACAGTtgttatatacataaatttgatattgataattgtaATGAATGTaatgaagaaataataatatggtATTCCTGGATATTAATGTAGCACtgcctactcgctacatctaattatcactatttcatcctttctttaattaaaactcatactataagtaattccctttcaacccgtaaaataaattctaatttatcaatataatatatatcacaaaagataatagataccaccaaaaatttatatttacccttacTAGATGTCCTCATGCACATAACCTAAAGGAAAGTAGTACCACaattttaaacacaaaccCGATATAAGattagaatatttaacaacccaacAACCAAAAACTTCGCCTTCAGATATCATGGCTGACCCATCTAATTAAGGCGACGGTAcagctcaaagtccaatgtggctagtcaGTTTGACCGAttccctgaaaagtacgtggcaagaaATACGCtacctactcaataagtatagttaactagtctatatatatatatactcaagCAGCaattcacgtacatgcagtcacatcAACTATCAGTCATTCGTCATAtagcaacatcagatataagcagtaatacatacCCACAACTGACCAAACCACGACGTAATATTTGACGTTATCGTTTATTAATTAAGGGCcctacttactctaattggagtacatcagtcaatggtttcgttggccatcatcatctcatcGTCTATCATATAtagcacaggatacccgttgtatgtgatatccccacactcttttactccagctgtgtagcaatatcagcacaggacatcacaacaaacatggtatccccacaccaccccagtgtgtagctaacaacacAAGATATTCCCCGCTACCCGGAATACCACGATACCCTACGTGCCACGGTACCTAGctcaattcatatatttttcatattacatcatcatcaattacattttcataaaccattgactgtgttcccaactaggtaagcatcatcttttatttcaattcacggtcatcattctattctttataataattacttcctcaataataactcccaatttgatttcatacaacaattaattacaatcatcacataatcatatcccacATGTCCCTACATTATAATCACATAACACATAGTAATAATTTCACCGATGTTCAAGTAAtccaacaaataatccacaactactTATATAGGAACCAATACATAAAATccacgtatataaatataaagccaaCTTTACcaccaaatataaaaaacaaatatatatatataatataatataatactaaacatatcaatatatatataaatccaaactagctatacttaccttaaattCCAAGATGCTTCGATttcacgagggactgctcaaccctctactttatcatcacgtcctataatttaatattctatattcttaaagtccaaacccctgtttcattttattttagatagcTACACTTTCTAAGCttctcaaacatatatttaatttaccaaacaattcataagaattcatttaatcaaactccttataactattattttta encodes:
- the LOC105159104 gene encoding probable protein phosphatase 2C 8 isoform X1 produces the protein MNNNTQLNTSRKNCNSLGGKNRNRGWATAPSLNQYLPRKPTAPAPTMMDSGNPIGLPTEDTEKRCRRRLEVALMKRPVSLSPEADSKLDDEIHSGKPSSHPWPADLASESAGALKYGFVSIMGRRRVMENAVTVVPPGRLAGKYSCFGVYDDHDGTMVAETCGKRLHKCLERHIERTKKLPVERDFDWGRVMVDCLGGAVDEDFWHEVEERERSSAATVLRFTAMVVVVGKEEVVVVNFGNSRAVLCRGGLAVTLSSDLKGERADGKKRAGDGRTINWNASHLLPLSTTSRSLGGQCIITEPEVTVTKRAEESDDFLIIATNSLWDVVEDKTACEVVKRYCVKGESRKVSSDGSSTASEAAAALAVLAMAKGSRHNISIIVVQLK
- the LOC105159104 gene encoding probable protein phosphatase 2C 8 isoform X2, encoding MMDSGNPIGLPTEDTEKRCRRRLEVALMKRPVSLSPEADSKLDDEIHSGKPSSHPWPADLASESAGALKYGFVSIMGRRRVMENAVTVVPPGRLAGKYSCFGVYDDHDGTMVAETCGKRLHKCLERHIERTKKLPVERDFDWGRVMVDCLGGAVDEDFWHEVEERERSSAATVLRFTAMVVVVGKEEVVVVNFGNSRAVLCRGGLAVTLSSDLKGERADGKKRAGDGRTINWNASHLLPLSTTSRSLGGQCIITEPEVTVTKRAEESDDFLIIATNSLWDVVEDKTACEVVKRYCVKGESRKVSSDGSSTASEAAAALAVLAMAKGSRHNISIIVVQLK